CGTGTTttgtttcaaattcaaataaatccaaaaactcAATAGTTGATCCTCTGATGTTCAACcaatttcttattattaatcGTTTCCGAAAATTCTAAGAAATTCGATAATAAAAAGTTCTCAATTAATTAAACGTTTTTTTATCATCcccaaataaaaataaattataattaaattttttattattttcatttggataggatatattattattattattattcaaaagtttaacaaaaataactccaaaaaatataaacaacAAATAagttttagaataattttaaaacgtgacaaaaataataaaaaaatatcatatttttttataaagtgACAAACTCTTTTGTATATGGcaaatgatttatttttttatctaaaatttcACAAAAGTATAAAGATAACTATTTAAAATGTACACACAAAAAATTGAACAAAATTTAATCTCTAGCCTTTTTTTTAAAGGGTCATTCACAATaagaaatgaaataaaattatttatttatcgtaaaatcaccaaattttttaaataaaaaaatttttatttttaataatatttacaaaaaattacatcaaaatttaatttttaaattttttttgagaacatactcaatatatatatttttttgctttattttttaaaattttttaataatttatttgtcATTCATATTTGttgagatatttttattagtcaaataaattattttgagtattattttaataattaattattattattattattattattattgttattattattattattattgttgttgttgtttgaaGGCTTGTTTGTTCTCTGGATCTAAAAAAAGAGGGGTTATAAATAACCCACTATCAATGATCACATCATATTGACATCGGCAAACATGATTAGATAGGCACCATTATGacaagaaaaagataaatcagTGTCCTACAGTTTAATACTTTAATAGTACACGCCAAAAGATATCATTACAAGATTCTCATCACTCTCCCAAAGAAACCCTTGAAGGCTTGAATAATCATTGTCACTTTATTAATTATAAGTATCTTgctaataaatatattaattgaattatataaaaaatattttattagaaactattgaaaaaatattctttttatatttgcaattttttttcaatcgtTTGTTAAAGCTCTCGACCATAAAATGGGATAAGAGTTTAAGAATTTGACTATATAAACTAGTCGAGCCTacaaaagcaaaataaaaaaaaccttTAACTAAATAAGACAAATTTAAGCGTCTATATAAACGTTAATTATCAGGAACAACAGAATGtctataaaatataaattatgaattgaattaTCAATTTATCCATTGTGTTAAAATTGAAAGCAAAATTTCTAATAATGTAACTAGCTATCTCAGAAATACTATTATAaaaaaggataaattcaaaaaaaaaatattattattaataaagaTAATAtgttaaaattctaaaatataattgaaatcactttttttattacaaaaataatttaaatatattagtatattataatttatatataatataaataagagtATAAATGTAATTTCACTTGATTATGATTTTTTCTTCTCTTACTTTTTTTTctatctgaaaaaaaaaattcctactttctttctatttattttctttttattaaaacaacataaaaaaaataaacatgttATTATAAGTCAATGTACCAATTATACTTTTATTTAGGTCTATGtaccaattattttttttaattggatccCTATAAAATTAAGTCAATTACTGCCAAgaaggacctaattgaaaaaaaaaattggtgtaaggacccaattgaaaagaaaaaaagtatagatacctaattgaaaattttacgAAATTATAAGGACCAACATGTTATCATGGTACAAAGAGTTTAGGAAAGAAACAaagaattatttaaaaaagtattatttttattattcatatttctCATTTGTGATTACAAGGTTCTTACCAATATATATACCAACAGTACGCTAAGGGTATACTCGTTATGGAATAATATCctaataaattatattgattttttttctaatcTTCTTTGATATTTTTCTGATTTTGTTCCCTAATTATGATATTCTAATACTCTCCCTCAAAGAGAGTAGTGGGATCACCAATACTCAACTTGGTTAGAACTTTAGCAAGGGTTTGTCTTAAAACTGCTTTAGTAAGAATACCAGTCAACTGATCTTCTGATCTTACAAATGGAAGCTCAATAATaccattttcaattttttttgataAAGTGTCGATCCACCTCAACATGTTTTGTTCTATCATGTTGTACGGGATTCTCTGAAATGCTGATTGCGGCTTTGTTGTTACATTTCAACTAGCTTGGCAATTGTAGTGGAAACCCAATTTCAGTCATCAATTTTCTTATCCACAATACTTCAGTGATACTTGTAACGATCCCTCGAAATTCAGCCTCTGCGCTTGAAAGAGCTACAACTTTCTGCTTCTTGCTTTTCCAAGTTACCAAGTTGCCTCCAACAAGTGTAAAGTAACCAGCTGTTGATCTTCTATCATTTGGGTTGCCCGCCCAATCTGCATCGCTGTATGCCTCAACCTTCAAATGGCCATTCCTTTTGAAAATGATTCCACTTCCTGGAGCTCCCTTCAAATATCGAACTATCCTCATGGCAGCTTCCATATGATCTTCTTGTGGCTTATGCATAAACTGACTTACTATTCCCACAACATAAGCTATGTCAGGCCGAGTGTGTGATAAGTAAATTAGTTTTTCAACCAGTCGCCGGTACATTTCTTTATCTGCTAGGGTGGCACCTTCTACTATCTTCAACTTGTGATTAACTTGCATGGGTGTATCTATTGATTTGTAATCCGCCATTTCTGTTTCTGCCAGAAGGTCCAAGATGTACTTTCTTTGGGAGATAAAGATTCCTTTGCTGGATCATAGAATCTCTATTCCTAAGAAATATTTTAATCTTCCCAAATCCTTCATTTCGACGTCTGTAAATAAGTTCCTTCtcaatttttcaatttcttcAGCATCACTTCCCGTTATGATCATATCATCCACATAGATTATTAGGCAAGTGATTAAATCTCCccgttttttcaaaaaaaaatggtATGATCAGAGTTACTTTGCTTGTACCTATACCTTTTCATGGCATCTGTAAATCTTCCAAATCAGGCACGTGGAGATTGTTTAAATCCATAAAGAGCCTTCTTTAACTGGCAAACTTCATGTTTTCTAAATCTTGTTGAGAAATTTGGAGGAGTTTCCATGTACACTTCTTCTTTCAACTCTCCATGCAAAAAAGCATTCTTGACGTCAAATTGATGGAGTGGCCAATCTTCATTTGCTGCTATTGAAAACAACACCCTGATAGTATTAATCTTTGCAATTGGTGGAAAAGTTTCATTGTAGTCGATACCATAGGTCTGTGTATAACCTTTGGCCACCAACCTTGCCTTTTACCGTTCAATAGTGCCATCTGCCTTGTGTTTAACGGTAAAAATCTATTTGCACCCGACTGGCTTTTTTCCTGTCGGTAGGATACACTTTTTCCAAGTTTCATTTTTCTCTAGAGCTTCTATTTCTGTATTCATGGCTTTTCGCCATTCAGATTTCTCATTGGCTTCTTGAACAGTTCTTGGAATGTCTTCTGTTAAGAGTCTCGCGGAAAAAGCCTTTGCAACATCTGCTATTCCTTCTCTAGCCACTCTTATCGAGTATCTTGAGTTACGGGGAACATATTCTGGTAAGTACCGATCAGGAGGCATCCCTCTGTTTCTTCTTGGAGGAAGAATAAAGGTATTGGGCTCTGGTTCTTCATGTTCCAGTGCTATACTGTAA
This sequence is a window from Arachis stenosperma cultivar V10309 chromosome 10, arast.V10309.gnm1.PFL2, whole genome shotgun sequence. Protein-coding genes within it:
- the LOC130957652 gene encoding secreted RxLR effector protein 161-like is translated as MADYKSIDTPMQVNHKLKIVEGATLADKEMYRRLVEKLIYLSHTRPDIAYVVGIVSQFMHKPQEDHMEAAMRIVRYLKGAPGSGIIFKRNGHLKVEAYSDADWAGNPNDRRSTAGYFTLVGGNLVTWKSKKQKVVALSSAEAEFRGIVTSITEVLWIRKLMTEIGFPLQLPS